The Medicago truncatula cultivar Jemalong A17 chromosome 4, MtrunA17r5.0-ANR, whole genome shotgun sequence genome includes a region encoding these proteins:
- the LOC25492853 gene encoding aquaporin TIP1-2, whose amino-acid sequence MNSTNSRVADENLSMSFQTCEKICLGPKTPLKGKFQASLGVHEIFSPETWKAALIELVATASLMVTFTASIIACLDSQELDPKLIIPFAVFIIAFLFLIVTVPLSGGHMSPVFTFIAALKGFVTISRALLYVLAQCIGSIIGFYILNCVMDPKLINTYSLGGCALGDKGLNSSINQHEALLLEFSCTFLVLFLGVTLAFDKKRSKNLGLPLVCLVVAGSMALAVFLSITVSGRTGYAGVGLNPARCLGAALLHGGSLWNGHWLFWVGPILACLLYYSVSINLPKEVSVWDDEEYVVLKLPLGSCRTIPNGDILNDITIEGGAQGYQVHV is encoded by the exons ATGAATTCAACAAACTCACGTGTAGCTGATGAAAATCTTTCTAtgtcatttcaaacttgcgagAAAATTTGTTTGGGACCTAAAACCCCTTTAAAAGGGAAGTTTCAGGCTTCTCTTGGCGTGCATGAAATTTTTAGCCCTGAG ACTTGGAAGGCAGCTTTGATAGAATTAGTGGCAACTGCCTCTCTAATGGTCACCTTCACTGCCTCCATTATTGCATGCTTGGACTCACAAGAACTAGATCCTAAGCTTATTATTCCCTTTGCAGTCTTCATCATAGCTTTTTTGTTCCTAATTGTGACAGTTCCTCTATCTGGTGGCCATATGAGTCCTGTTTTCACATTCATAGCTGCTCTAAAAGGCTTTGTCACTATTTCTCGTGCACTCCTTTACGTGTTAGCACAATGCATTGGCTCAATAATTGGTTTCTATATACTAAACTGTGTGATGGATCCAAAGTTAATAAACACATATTCATTAGGGGGTTGTGCTCTTGGTGACAAAGGACTCAATTCTAGTATTAATCAGCACGAAGCTTTGTTATTGGAATTCTCTTGCACATTTTTGGTACTCTTTTTGGGTGTCACATTggcttttgacaaaaaaaggtCAAAGAATTTGGGCTTGCCATTGGTGTGTTTGGTGGTAGCTGGTTCCATGGCATTGGCAGTATTTTTGTCTATAACGGTATCAGGTCGGACCGGTTACGCTGGCGTTGGTCTTAACCCAGCAAGATGCTTAGGCGCGGCGTTGCTTCATGGAGGCTCATTATGGAATGGACATTGGCTTTTTTGGGTTGGACCTATCTTGGCATGTTTACTCTATTATAGTGTCTCTATCAACCTACCTAAAGAAGTTTCAGTTTGGGATGATGAAGAATATGTTGTCTTAAAGCTGCCTCTTGGTTCTTGTAGGACTATTCCTAATGGTGACATTTTAAATGATATCACAATAGAAGGAGGTGCACAAGGCTATCAAGTCCATGTATGA
- the LOC25492854 gene encoding uncharacterized protein At4g19900 yields MLPNLRSRRRPRYGSLLCAVVSALLLLTTLSFLRSHTHRVFPSHSVNYDSLLSDSSNEDTTGGEDTIDALDVIEEQQTQESTNDAEEDDEPIEETNKASGYFFYHVEGVIRRSFSKQSMMMTMDQSNEGVKIFEITAEDKGKTAFGSDDVAVDENVRMKMMEVKGIEDALLLKIGKKVSPLREGWGDWFDKKGDFLKKDKMLRSNLEALNPLHNPILQDPDNVGLTGLTRVDRLLHKSLLQEFKTVPFPSRKISREPKLAA; encoded by the coding sequence ATGCTGCCAAATCTCCGATCCCGGCGACGCCCCCGTTACGGCAGCCTTCTATGCGCTGTCGTTTCAGCACTTCTTCTCTTAACAACCCTCTCCTTCCTCCGTAGCCACACTCACCGCGTTTTCCCCTCTCACTCTGTAAATTACGATTCTCTCCTCTCCGATTCATCCAACGAAGACACCACCGGCGGCGAAGATACAATCGACGCACTCGACGTAATCGAAGAACAACAGACACAAGAATCAACAAACGACGCAGAAGAAGACGACGAACCAATTGAAGAAACGAACAAAGCTTCAGGCTATTTCTTCTACCACGTAGAAGGTGTAATTCGAAGATCATTCAGCAAACAATCAATGATGATGACAATGGATCAATCAAACGAAGGAGTGAAGATTTTCGAAATAACGGCGGAAGATAAAGGGAAGACAGCATTTGGTTCTGATGATGTTGCGGTGGATGAGAATGtgaggatgaagatgatggaAGTGAAGGGAATTGAGGATGcacttttgttgaaaattggGAAGAAGGTATCGCCTTTGAGAGAAGGTTGGGGTGATTGGTTTGATAAAAAAGGTGATTTTTTGAAGAAGGATAAGATGTTGAGGTCTAATTTGGAAGCATTGAATCCTTTGCATAATCCTATTTTACAAGACCCTGATAATGTTGGTCTTACAGGACTTACCAGAGTTGATAGATTGTTGCATAAGTCATTGTTGCAGGAGTTCAAGACTGTTCCTTTTCCTTCTAGGAAAATCTCTAGGGAACCCAAGTTAGCAGCATAG